One region of Chryseobacterium sp. C-71 genomic DNA includes:
- the rpoN gene encoding RNA polymerase factor sigma-54 — protein sequence MLKQHLQLKLGQKLAPQQIQLMKLIQLHTLEFEEELERELEENPALEVVKEESKEEEYSSLDESYETEGTESIETDFDVNDYIYDDEPNYKTASSNYSADDEDFDNESLLTEGQSLYDYLMEQINLININQDDLKIAEYIIGNLDTDGYLRREVKSIVDDLAFSQGIYTSVDKVEDILENYIQKLDPSGVGARGLQECLLLQIEKKVSSDKAISLAANILRFQFDALTNKHYNKIIQKYDIEEEDLKDALEEISKLSPKVGGNFDTQTITINQEIIPDFVISVKEGVVIPMLNSKNAPTLRVSEEYKDILTTYSHDKKSSEHKQAALFIKQKLDAAKWYIDAINQRQNTLLQTINAIVKFQHNYFITGDEKSLRPMILKDIADITGFDISTISRVVKSKYADTPNGILYLKDLFSDSLTNDDGEEVSTKEIKMHLQEVISKENKRKPLTDDALVVILKEQGYNIARRTIAKYREQLNIPVARLRKEL from the coding sequence ATGCTAAAACAACATTTACAACTTAAATTAGGACAGAAACTTGCTCCTCAGCAAATTCAACTGATGAAGCTTATTCAGCTTCATACCTTAGAGTTTGAAGAAGAATTGGAAAGGGAATTAGAAGAAAATCCTGCATTAGAAGTGGTAAAGGAAGAGTCTAAAGAAGAGGAGTATTCTTCTTTGGATGAATCCTACGAAACTGAAGGTACAGAAAGCATTGAAACTGATTTTGATGTGAATGATTACATCTATGATGACGAACCTAATTACAAAACCGCATCAAGCAACTATTCTGCAGACGATGAAGATTTCGATAATGAAAGTCTTTTGACTGAAGGGCAGTCTTTATATGACTATTTAATGGAGCAAATCAACTTGATCAATATCAACCAAGATGATTTGAAAATTGCAGAATATATTATTGGGAATTTAGATACTGATGGTTATTTGAGACGTGAAGTAAAGTCTATTGTAGATGATTTGGCTTTTTCTCAAGGGATATATACGTCTGTTGATAAGGTTGAAGATATTTTAGAAAATTATATTCAAAAGTTAGATCCTTCTGGGGTTGGGGCGAGAGGTTTGCAAGAGTGTCTTTTGTTACAGATTGAGAAGAAAGTGAGTTCGGATAAAGCAATTTCTTTGGCTGCCAATATTTTGAGATTTCAGTTTGATGCTTTGACGAATAAGCATTACAATAAGATTATTCAGAAGTATGATATTGAAGAGGAAGATTTGAAGGATGCTTTGGAAGAAATTTCAAAACTTTCACCGAAAGTTGGTGGAAATTTTGATACACAAACGATTACTATCAATCAGGAAATTATTCCGGATTTTGTAATATCTGTGAAAGAAGGAGTAGTAATTCCGATGTTGAATAGTAAAAATGCACCGACATTAAGGGTTTCCGAAGAGTATAAAGATATTTTAACGACTTACTCTCATGATAAAAAATCATCTGAACATAAACAAGCTGCATTATTCATTAAACAAAAGCTAGACGCTGCAAAATGGTACATTGATGCAATTAACCAGCGTCAGAATACCTTGCTGCAAACGATTAATGCGATTGTGAAATTTCAGCATAATTATTTTATTACTGGTGATGAAAAATCTCTGAGACCAATGATTCTTAAAGATATTGCTGATATTACAGGTTTTGATATTTCCACGATTTCAAGAGTTGTAAAAAGTAAATATGCAGATACGCCAAACGGAATTCTTTACTTAAAAGATTTGTTTTCTGACAGCTTAACAAATGATGATGGTGAGGAAGTTTCTACGAAAGAGATCAAAATGCATTTACAGGAAGTCATTAGCAAAGAAAATAAAAGAAAACCACTTACGGATGATGCTTTGGTTGTGATACTGAAAGAACAAGGTTATAATATTGCACGACGAACGATTGCAAAGTATCGAGAACAGTTAAACATTCCGGTCGCAAGATTGAGGAAAGAATT
- the asnS gene encoding asparagine--tRNA ligase, translated as MKKQTIKEVLQDYKKVLHHDITVYGWVRAFRSNRFIALNDGSTINNLQIVVDFENFDPEIVSKISTASSLKVVGEVVESQGAGQTVEIIAKKIIILGDNFTEERDKTILQPKKHSLEVLREQAHLRFRTNLFGAVFRVRHAVSFAIHSFFNQNQFFYINTPIVTGADAEGAGEMFGVTNFDLNNIPRDEQGDIDFAQDFFGKKTNLTVSGQLEGETAAMGLGRIYTFGPTFRAENSNTTRHLAEFWMIEPEVAFNNLEDNIDLAEDFLKYVIQYVLDNCKDDLEFLDKRFEEEQKSKPEKDRAKEGLIEKLENVIAKRFKRVSYTEAIEILMNSKENKKGKFQYPVESWGTDLQSEHERFLVEKHFECPVVLFDYPKEIKAFYMKLNDDNKTVAAMDVLFPGIGEIIGGSEREARLDVLKTKMAEMHVDEHELWWYMDTRRFGSVPHAGFGLGLERLVLFVTGMTNIRDVIPFPRTPKNAEF; from the coding sequence ATGAAAAAGCAGACGATTAAAGAAGTCCTACAAGACTACAAAAAAGTATTACATCATGACATTACAGTTTACGGTTGGGTAAGAGCCTTCCGTTCAAATCGCTTTATCGCGCTAAATGATGGTTCTACAATTAATAATTTGCAAATTGTTGTTGATTTCGAAAATTTCGATCCTGAAATTGTAAGCAAAATAAGTACAGCATCTTCTCTTAAAGTTGTTGGTGAAGTGGTAGAAAGCCAAGGAGCCGGACAAACTGTAGAAATCATCGCTAAAAAAATTATCATTTTAGGAGATAACTTTACAGAAGAAAGAGATAAAACCATTCTTCAGCCAAAAAAACACTCATTAGAAGTGTTGAGAGAGCAGGCGCATTTAAGATTCAGAACCAATTTATTTGGGGCGGTTTTCAGAGTACGCCATGCAGTGAGTTTTGCAATTCACTCGTTCTTCAACCAAAACCAGTTTTTCTACATCAACACGCCGATTGTAACGGGAGCTGATGCAGAAGGTGCTGGTGAAATGTTTGGAGTAACCAACTTTGATTTAAACAATATTCCAAGAGACGAGCAGGGTGATATTGATTTCGCTCAGGATTTTTTTGGTAAGAAAACCAACCTAACGGTTTCTGGACAGCTTGAAGGTGAAACTGCAGCAATGGGATTGGGAAGAATTTATACTTTCGGACCGACTTTCCGTGCAGAAAATTCAAACACCACGCGTCACTTAGCTGAATTTTGGATGATTGAGCCTGAAGTTGCTTTCAACAATCTTGAAGATAACATCGATTTGGCAGAAGATTTCTTAAAATATGTGATTCAATATGTTTTAGACAACTGTAAAGACGATCTTGAATTTTTAGACAAGCGTTTCGAAGAAGAACAAAAATCAAAACCAGAAAAAGACAGAGCAAAAGAAGGGCTGATCGAAAAATTGGAGAATGTTATTGCTAAACGTTTCAAACGAGTAAGCTATACAGAAGCGATTGAGATTTTAATGAATTCGAAAGAAAACAAAAAAGGAAAATTCCAATATCCGGTTGAAAGCTGGGGAACTGATCTTCAGTCTGAGCACGAAAGATTTTTGGTAGAAAAGCATTTTGAATGTCCGGTTGTTCTTTTCGATTATCCAAAAGAAATCAAAGCATTCTACATGAAGCTGAACGACGATAATAAAACCGTTGCTGCAATGGATGTACTTTTCCCGGGAATCGGCGAGATCATCGGTGGCTCAGAAAGAGAAGCGAGATTAGATGTACTGAAAACTAAAATGGCAGAAATGCACGTAGACGAGCACGAGCTTTGGTGGTATATGGATACCAGAAGATTCGGTTCGGTTCCTCACGCAGGTTTCGGCCTTGGTTTAGAAAGACTGGTTCTCTTCGTAACAGGTATGACCAATATTCGCGATGTCATCCCTTTCCCAAGAACTCCAAAGAACGCAGAATTTTAA